The Cryptosporangium phraense genome has a window encoding:
- a CDS encoding GAF domain-containing SpoIIE family protein phosphatase: protein MSDTARLDALSRTGLDAAADPMFDRFAEMVRTVLGVPVALVSLVDVDRQFFPGACGLGDPWAQARQTPLSHSFCQHVVATAEPLVVVDARVDPRVRGNLAIDDLGVVGYAGMPLTDADGQVLGSLCAIDHSPRQWTEHELCALRDLAAACSDSLRLRIANSQTQREFARTQLLLNASHALGGTTTLDEIVVAVRDLVTEALAPAYVGISLLEAGRQVVLASQQFLPDHVAERWLRYDSSERTPTALAVSSGGLVLLPSLDEVGRSAPDALSTFEEMGWQSSASVPLPSSGGALGALTLAWEVPYRLDSSEQAVLVALAGYVTQAVTRASVLDDRRTAAATMQKALLTPLPSHRELTLVARYAPAHHENHVGGDWYDAITLDQGRLALVIGDVVGHSIAAAAQMGQFRTMLRTLIADRRESPSWVLRRMERTAHTLGVGGLSTVLLAYLDPTPTGEYMLTWSNAGHPPPTLVAPGGPAVMLPGTDVLLGVSKELPRHDHYARLPRGGSLLLHTDGLVEHRRLPVDEGMEQLRDFLGRASYGDPEKLSDVLIENAAAQGQDDVALLLVTTPS from the coding sequence TGGTCGACGTCGATCGGCAGTTCTTCCCCGGCGCGTGTGGGCTGGGCGACCCGTGGGCACAGGCCCGGCAGACGCCGCTGAGCCACTCGTTCTGCCAGCACGTGGTCGCGACCGCGGAGCCGCTGGTCGTCGTCGACGCCCGGGTCGACCCGCGGGTCCGGGGCAACCTCGCGATCGACGACCTGGGTGTGGTCGGATACGCGGGGATGCCGCTGACCGACGCCGACGGTCAGGTGCTCGGGTCGCTGTGCGCGATCGACCACTCGCCGAGGCAGTGGACCGAGCACGAGTTGTGCGCGCTGCGTGACCTGGCCGCGGCCTGCTCGGACAGCCTGCGGCTGCGGATCGCCAACTCCCAGACGCAGCGGGAGTTCGCCCGGACCCAGTTGCTGCTGAACGCCTCCCACGCGCTCGGCGGCACGACGACGCTCGACGAGATCGTCGTCGCGGTGCGCGATCTGGTCACCGAGGCGCTGGCTCCGGCGTACGTCGGCATCTCGCTGCTGGAGGCCGGACGTCAGGTCGTGCTGGCCTCCCAGCAGTTCCTGCCGGACCACGTCGCCGAGCGGTGGCTCCGGTACGACTCGTCGGAGCGGACGCCGACGGCGCTGGCCGTTTCGTCGGGTGGCCTGGTCCTGCTGCCGTCGCTGGACGAGGTGGGCCGGTCGGCGCCGGATGCGCTGTCGACGTTCGAGGAGATGGGCTGGCAGTCGTCGGCCAGCGTGCCGTTGCCCTCGTCCGGCGGGGCGCTGGGCGCGCTGACGCTGGCCTGGGAAGTTCCCTACCGGCTGGACTCGTCGGAGCAGGCGGTGCTGGTCGCGCTGGCCGGGTACGTCACCCAGGCGGTGACGCGGGCGTCCGTACTGGACGATCGGCGGACGGCCGCGGCGACCATGCAGAAGGCGCTGCTGACCCCGCTGCCGTCGCACCGGGAGCTGACGCTGGTCGCGCGCTACGCGCCGGCGCACCACGAGAACCACGTCGGCGGCGACTGGTACGACGCGATCACGCTCGACCAGGGGCGGCTGGCGCTGGTCATCGGCGACGTCGTCGGGCACAGCATCGCGGCCGCGGCGCAGATGGGGCAGTTCCGCACGATGCTGCGGACGCTGATCGCCGATCGGCGGGAGTCGCCGTCGTGGGTGCTGCGACGCATGGAGCGGACCGCGCACACGCTGGGCGTCGGGGGTCTGTCCACCGTGCTGCTGGCCTACCTCGATCCGACGCCCACCGGCGAGTACATGCTGACCTGGTCGAACGCCGGGCATCCGCCGCCGACGCTGGTCGCGCCGGGCGGGCCCGCGGTGATGCTGCCGGGCACCGACGTGCTGCTCGGGGTGTCGAAGGAGCTCCCGCGTCACGATCACTACGCGCGGTTGCCGCGCGGTGGTTCGCTGCTGCTGCACACCGACGGGCTGGTCGAACACCGCCGATTGCCGGTGGACGAGGGCATGGAGCAGCTGCGTGACTTCCTCGGCCGGGCGTCGTACGGCGATCCGGAGAAGCTCTCCGACGTGCTGATCGAGAACGCGGCCGCGCAGGGCCAGGACGACGTCGCTCTGCTGTTGGTGACCACGCCGAGCTGA
- a CDS encoding VOC family protein encodes MTGVGRLEMVAIDAPDIDKLAAFYAELAGWEIVRRDPDWITVRTPEGNEVAFQLAPDLVPPQWPGQEHPQQFHLDLQIDGYQAAAERAVELGATRLADGPTWITLADPAGHPFDLCQADGVGPAMKLFASTVDAPDAAGLARFYAGVLGMEVTYEGPEGALIAGEDHRGAATSVMFQQISGYTAPRWPDPAYPQQAHFDIEVDDLDAGEAAVLELGAERLPGQGKGFRVFADPAGHPFCLTVRM; translated from the coding sequence ATGACTGGAGTCGGACGCCTGGAAATGGTCGCCATCGACGCGCCGGACATCGACAAGCTGGCGGCGTTCTACGCCGAGCTCGCCGGCTGGGAGATCGTCCGCCGAGATCCCGACTGGATCACGGTCCGGACGCCGGAGGGCAACGAGGTCGCCTTCCAGCTCGCGCCGGATCTCGTCCCGCCACAGTGGCCGGGGCAGGAGCACCCGCAGCAGTTCCACCTCGACCTGCAGATCGACGGCTACCAGGCCGCCGCCGAGCGCGCGGTGGAGCTGGGCGCGACTCGGCTCGCCGACGGGCCGACGTGGATCACGCTGGCCGACCCGGCCGGGCACCCGTTCGACCTCTGCCAGGCCGACGGCGTCGGTCCGGCCATGAAGCTGTTCGCGTCGACGGTCGATGCACCCGACGCAGCCGGGCTGGCCCGGTTCTACGCCGGGGTGCTCGGCATGGAGGTGACCTACGAGGGGCCGGAGGGGGCGTTGATCGCCGGTGAAGATCACCGTGGCGCGGCCACCTCGGTGATGTTTCAGCAGATCAGCGGTTACACGGCGCCGCGGTGGCCGGATCCGGCGTATCCGCAGCAGGCGCACTTCGACATCGAGGTCGACGACCTCGATGCCGGCGAGGCGGCGGTGCTGGAGCTCGGCGCCGAACGGCTGCCCGGCCAGGGCAAGGGCTTTCGCGTGTTCGCCGACCCGGCCGGGCACCCGTTCTGCCTCACCGTCCGGATGTGA
- a CDS encoding tautomerase family protein: MPHLILYAHEPDLATKEAALIAALTDAIVEVYGEWARADAVVQLVGLAPGRWGIGGAPAKNPAPRVTFGIRDGVFARPDGPEILAALARNVTDAIASVLGEKHRAGTTIEFVGAPDGRTAVAGALVSP, encoded by the coding sequence GTGCCGCACCTCATCCTCTACGCGCATGAGCCCGACCTGGCCACCAAGGAGGCCGCGCTGATCGCCGCGCTCACCGACGCGATCGTCGAGGTCTACGGCGAGTGGGCCCGCGCCGACGCGGTCGTCCAGCTCGTCGGGCTGGCGCCCGGCCGCTGGGGAATCGGGGGCGCGCCGGCCAAAAACCCGGCCCCGCGCGTCACCTTCGGCATTCGCGACGGGGTCTTCGCCCGCCCGGACGGCCCGGAGATCCTCGCCGCGCTGGCCAGGAACGTCACCGACGCGATCGCGTCCGTGCTCGGCGAAAAGCACCGCGCCGGCACGACGATCGAGTTCGTCGGCGCCCCCGACGGCCGAACCGCCGTCGCCGGAGCCCTCGTCAGCCCGTAA
- a CDS encoding MarR family transcriptional regulator, with product MPEQFASADLAPRHLSLLSLLLLDGAQTVSELAARLEIAPTTVSLIVGDLSRKGVLVRREDEGDRRRRIVDVEPSVRPTIEEWLSPGARAWRRALAPLTPAEQRMVVDTFLAYETAIAAERG from the coding sequence GTGCCGGAGCAGTTCGCGTCGGCCGACCTGGCGCCGCGCCATCTCTCGCTGCTGTCGTTGCTGCTGCTCGACGGGGCTCAGACCGTGTCGGAGCTGGCCGCTCGGCTGGAGATCGCGCCCACGACCGTGAGCCTGATCGTCGGTGATCTGAGCCGGAAGGGTGTGCTGGTGCGGCGAGAGGACGAGGGCGACCGCCGGCGTCGGATCGTCGATGTCGAGCCCTCGGTGCGGCCGACGATCGAGGAGTGGCTCTCGCCCGGGGCCCGGGCCTGGCGTCGGGCGTTGGCGCCGTTGACCCCGGCCGAGCAGCGGATGGTCGTCGACACGTTCCTGGCCTACGAAACCGCCATCGCCGCCGAACGTGGATAA
- the sugE gene encoding quaternary ammonium compound efflux SMR transporter SugE has product MAWVVLVISGLLETVWAIALERSHGFSRLVPSATFVVALVLSMGGLGYALRSIPIGTGYAVWVGIGAVGTALVGMAALGESASVARVGCLLLVVVGVVGLKVFH; this is encoded by the coding sequence ATGGCATGGGTCGTGCTCGTCATTTCTGGCCTTCTCGAGACGGTCTGGGCGATCGCTCTGGAGCGGAGCCACGGATTTTCCCGGTTGGTGCCGTCGGCCACGTTCGTCGTCGCGCTCGTACTGAGCATGGGCGGGCTGGGCTACGCGCTGCGCTCGATCCCGATCGGGACGGGTTACGCGGTCTGGGTCGGTATCGGGGCGGTCGGCACCGCGCTGGTCGGCATGGCCGCGCTCGGTGAGTCGGCGAGCGTCGCGCGCGTCGGCTGTCTGCTGCTCGTCGTCGTCGGCGTCGTCGGTCTGAAGGTGTTCCATTAG